In Archangium violaceum, the following are encoded in one genomic region:
- a CDS encoding SDR family NAD(P)-dependent oxidoreductase: MLLKDKVIIVTGATSGIGAATAVEAARQGARVVLAGRRADRGEELVGQIRASGGQALFVRTDVSQESEIEALVARTVREYGRLDGAFNNAGIPGPLGKLADLPAAEYRQLMTVNLDSALLCMRCEIQAMKKTGGGSIVNCASILGLVAGSGFGAYTTAKHGLLGMTKAAALDYATEGIRVNAVMPGPIETEIWSHIQQGEPVRQAFVDGVPMQRAARSEEVAKPVLFLLSDWSSYITGTALVIDGGYTAR; this comes from the coding sequence ATGCTGCTCAAGGACAAGGTCATCATCGTCACCGGCGCCACGTCTGGCATTGGAGCCGCCACCGCCGTGGAGGCGGCCCGGCAGGGTGCCCGGGTCGTGCTCGCCGGCCGCCGCGCCGACAGGGGCGAGGAGCTGGTGGGGCAGATCCGCGCCAGCGGAGGCCAGGCGCTCTTCGTGCGCACGGACGTCTCGCAGGAGTCGGAGATCGAGGCGCTCGTCGCGCGCACCGTCCGCGAGTACGGCAGGCTGGATGGTGCCTTCAACAACGCCGGCATCCCCGGCCCGCTCGGCAAGCTCGCGGACCTCCCGGCGGCCGAGTACCGCCAGCTGATGACGGTCAACCTGGACTCCGCCCTGCTGTGCATGCGTTGCGAAATCCAGGCGATGAAGAAGACCGGGGGTGGCTCCATCGTCAACTGCGCCTCCATCCTCGGGCTCGTCGCCGGTTCCGGCTTCGGGGCCTACACGACGGCCAAGCATGGATTGCTGGGCATGACCAAGGCCGCGGCCCTGGACTACGCGACGGAGGGCATCCGGGTGAACGCCGTGATGCCCGGCCCGATCGAGACGGAGATCTGGAGCCACATCCAGCAGGGCGAGCCGGTCCGCCAGGCCTTCGTCGACGGCGTGCCGATGCAGCGCGCGGCCCGCTCGGAGGAGGTGGCGAAGCCGGTGCTGTTCCTGCTGTCCGACTGGTCGTCGTACATCACCGGCACGGCGCTCGTCATCGACGGCGGCTACACGGCCCGGTAG
- a CDS encoding peptidase domain-containing ABC transporter — protein sequence MSEENPRGFFDRFPALLQLGRSGRKRRIPLVRQLAATECGAACLSMVLAYHGRRVSLDELRGTMGVGRDGTTALDVLRAGRAYGLHGRGVKVELNEVELLEPGAILHWEFKHFVVFEAVRDGGVDLLDPGLGRRHIPLESFARSFTGVAVLFEPGEGFEKGGTRTSPAGRYVRQVVQQWPLLARVALVSAALQFFALAVPSLTGAVVDSIIPRGDSRLLMVVGAGLVSLTVFQFLVTLVRAHLLLHLRTWLDARMTLRFLDYMVDLPLSFFQLRSAGDLMGRVNSHSTIREMLTTGALSGLLDGVMVCGYLVLLMVLSPALGLLSLGLAVVQVLVFVVPMAKQRELLARNLEAEATSQSYLLEMLTGMPTLKALGVEPRSVEHWSNLYVDVLNSSLDRGRLNALTESAGNALRLASPLVILCVGASLVLQGQLSLGTMLALSALAAGFLTSLATLVGTANQLQLLGGYMERLGDILDSPPEQPRGEPRPPHTLRGGIKLEQVSFRYSAQGALVVKDVTVDIPPGQFVAIVGRSGAGKTTLAQLLVGMYLPSSGRVLYDGVDLASLDLRAVRRQLGIVMQNPALFRGSIRSNIALADPSLTLEEVERAAQLAQVHQDIMGMPMGYETLLSDMGGAISGGQRQRLALARALAMKPAVLLLDEATNALDTVTERRVQDALAELRCTRVVIAHRLSTVQAADLILVMDAGQVVESGTHEELMRRGGFYATLVHAPGSELKHDKAG from the coding sequence GTGAGTGAAGAAAACCCCCGAGGCTTCTTCGACAGGTTTCCCGCCCTGCTCCAGCTGGGGAGGAGCGGGCGCAAGCGGCGCATTCCGCTGGTGCGGCAGCTGGCGGCGACCGAGTGCGGCGCGGCCTGCCTGTCCATGGTGCTGGCGTATCACGGCCGCCGGGTGAGCCTGGACGAGCTGCGCGGCACGATGGGGGTGGGCCGGGACGGGACGACGGCGCTGGACGTGCTGCGCGCGGGCCGGGCCTACGGCCTGCACGGGCGCGGGGTGAAGGTGGAGCTGAACGAGGTGGAGCTGCTCGAGCCCGGCGCCATCCTCCACTGGGAGTTCAAGCACTTCGTCGTCTTCGAGGCGGTGCGCGACGGCGGGGTGGACCTGTTGGATCCAGGGCTGGGGCGGCGCCACATCCCCCTGGAGTCCTTCGCGCGCTCCTTCACGGGCGTGGCCGTGCTGTTCGAGCCGGGCGAGGGCTTCGAGAAGGGCGGCACGCGGACCAGCCCGGCGGGGCGCTACGTGCGCCAGGTGGTGCAGCAGTGGCCGCTGCTGGCGCGCGTCGCGCTGGTGTCCGCCGCGCTGCAGTTCTTCGCGCTCGCGGTGCCATCGCTCACCGGGGCGGTGGTGGACAGCATCATCCCCCGAGGGGATTCACGGCTGTTGATGGTGGTGGGCGCGGGGCTGGTGTCGCTCACCGTCTTCCAGTTCCTGGTCACGCTGGTGCGCGCGCACCTGCTGCTGCACCTGCGCACGTGGCTGGACGCGCGCATGACACTGCGCTTCCTGGACTACATGGTGGACCTGCCGCTCTCCTTCTTCCAGCTGCGCTCGGCGGGCGACCTGATGGGCCGCGTCAACAGCCACAGCACCATCCGCGAGATGCTCACCACGGGAGCGCTCTCCGGACTGCTCGATGGCGTGATGGTGTGCGGCTACCTGGTGCTGTTGATGGTGCTCAGCCCGGCGCTGGGACTGCTCTCGCTGGGACTGGCGGTGGTGCAGGTGCTGGTGTTCGTGGTGCCCATGGCGAAGCAGCGCGAGCTGCTGGCGCGCAACCTCGAGGCGGAAGCCACCTCGCAGAGCTACCTGCTGGAGATGCTCACGGGGATGCCGACGCTCAAGGCCCTGGGCGTGGAGCCCCGCTCGGTGGAGCACTGGTCCAACCTCTACGTGGACGTGCTCAACAGCTCGCTGGATCGGGGCCGTCTCAACGCGCTCACCGAGTCGGCCGGCAACGCGCTGAGGCTGGCCTCGCCGCTCGTCATCCTGTGCGTGGGAGCCTCGCTGGTGCTCCAGGGCCAGCTGTCGCTGGGCACCATGCTGGCGCTGAGCGCCCTGGCCGCGGGCTTCCTCACGTCCCTGGCCACGCTGGTGGGCACCGCCAACCAGCTGCAGCTGCTGGGCGGGTACATGGAGCGGCTGGGAGACATCCTGGACAGCCCTCCCGAGCAGCCCCGGGGAGAGCCCCGGCCGCCGCACACGCTGCGCGGTGGCATCAAGCTGGAGCAGGTGTCCTTCCGCTACTCCGCCCAGGGCGCGCTGGTGGTGAAGGACGTGACGGTGGACATCCCGCCCGGGCAGTTCGTGGCCATCGTGGGCCGCTCCGGAGCGGGGAAGACGACGCTGGCGCAGCTGCTGGTGGGCATGTACCTGCCCAGCTCGGGCCGGGTCCTCTACGACGGGGTGGACCTGGCCTCGTTGGACCTGCGCGCGGTCCGGCGGCAGCTGGGCATCGTCATGCAGAATCCGGCGCTCTTCCGCGGCAGCATCCGCAGCAACATCGCGCTGGCGGACCCGTCGCTGACGCTCGAGGAGGTGGAGCGGGCGGCGCAGTTGGCGCAGGTGCACCAGGACATCATGGGAATGCCCATGGGCTACGAGACGCTGCTGTCGGACATGGGCGGAGCCATCTCGGGAGGCCAGCGGCAGAGACTGGCCCTGGCGAGGGCGCTGGCGATGAAGCCCGCGGTGCTGCTGCTGGACGAGGCAACCAACGCGCTGGACACCGTCACCGAGCGGCGGGTGCAGGACGCGCTGGCGGAGCTGCGCTGCACCCGGGTGGTCATCGCACACCGGTTGAGCACGGTGCAGGCGGCGGACCTCATCCTGGTGATGGACGCCGGGCAGGTGGTGGAGTCCGGCACGCACGAGGAGTTGATGCGGCGGGGAGGCTTCTACGCCACGCTGGTGCACGCCCCCGGCTCCGAGCTGAAGCACGACAAGGCGGGCTGA
- a CDS encoding efflux RND transporter periplasmic adaptor subunit — MPAGPESIFRRQALEEHAAGAAQGNLLTLTPVWLRASFWVLTGALAAGVLGLVLASIDEYAEGPAFVQVEGGQDLTATASGIVTNVDVRPGQRVTAGRVLLRLYPAQELAERDRLQRELDAQLVRRMLDLTDESARQTLTSLRAQLALAQARLDERSLRAPTDGVVGDIRVRPGQAVGPGDVLLSLRRDAAPVSVTVLLPGYSRPMLRVGGAVRLELHGFPYEYVDLTISEMADELVGPTEVRRYLGQARGDVVSLQQGSLVLVRAQLPSREFSSEGRTYRYHDGMTGTARARVGTRGALVALFPVLKPLWPSRE, encoded by the coding sequence TTGCCGGCAGGGCCTGAATCCATCTTCCGACGCCAGGCACTCGAGGAGCATGCCGCCGGAGCCGCCCAGGGCAACCTGCTGACGCTCACGCCCGTCTGGTTGCGCGCGAGCTTCTGGGTGCTCACCGGGGCGCTGGCCGCGGGCGTGCTGGGCCTCGTCCTGGCCTCCATCGACGAGTACGCCGAGGGGCCCGCCTTCGTCCAGGTGGAGGGCGGGCAGGACCTCACCGCGACGGCCTCGGGCATCGTCACGAACGTGGACGTGCGCCCCGGGCAGCGCGTGACGGCGGGCCGCGTCCTGCTGCGCCTCTACCCCGCGCAGGAGCTCGCCGAGCGCGATCGGCTCCAGCGCGAGCTGGACGCACAGCTCGTCCGGCGCATGTTGGATCTCACCGACGAGAGCGCGCGCCAGACGCTCACCTCCCTGCGGGCGCAGCTGGCGCTGGCCCAGGCCCGCCTCGACGAGCGCTCGCTCCGGGCCCCCACCGACGGCGTGGTGGGTGACATCCGCGTCCGCCCGGGACAGGCGGTGGGCCCGGGCGATGTGCTGCTGTCGCTGCGCCGGGACGCGGCTCCCGTCTCGGTGACGGTGCTGCTGCCGGGCTATTCCCGCCCGATGCTGCGCGTGGGAGGCGCCGTGCGCCTGGAGCTGCACGGCTTCCCCTACGAGTACGTGGACCTGACCATCTCGGAGATGGCGGACGAGCTGGTGGGCCCCACCGAGGTGCGGCGCTACCTGGGCCAGGCGCGAGGGGACGTGGTGTCCTTGCAGCAGGGTTCGCTGGTGCTCGTCCGGGCGCAACTGCCCTCGCGCGAGTTCTCCAGCGAGGGACGCACCTACCGTTACCACGACGGGATGACCGGCACGGCGCGGGCGCGAGTGGGTACGCGCGGCGCGCTGGTGGCGCTCTTCCCCGTCCTCAAGCCGTTGTGGCCTTCCCGTGAGTGA
- a CDS encoding efflux RND transporter periplasmic adaptor subunit — MTGGRGRRRIPPSTWLIAGLLGLSGLGVVLANRGAQAPSPSSTAPVPEASRGPGSDAAEPGEQFLGVVLHGEVVELTAGVEGRLASVCCQVGERINRGSVVAALDARETQQELLAAEAALQVTIAQRESIALEVEEARERLARRQATKEAALSAEELSIAEYQKRGAEARLVAAEARQQEQQARVTQLRSQLEEGRLRAPFDAMVAARYVSPGTRLAKGTPVLRLLSADVLRVRFAVPEQVAARLAPGAPVQVSVEATGRLLQATVESVAPEVDAASQQVFALATLTPDAGAARVFGGTTVRVALGGPRTTRVGETP, encoded by the coding sequence ATGACAGGCGGACGGGGCAGGCGGCGGATTCCTCCGAGCACATGGCTCATCGCCGGGCTGCTGGGGCTGAGTGGGCTGGGCGTCGTCCTGGCCAACCGTGGCGCCCAGGCTCCATCGCCCTCCAGCACGGCTCCGGTACCCGAGGCCTCACGGGGGCCCGGCTCGGACGCGGCGGAGCCGGGAGAGCAGTTCCTCGGCGTGGTCCTCCACGGCGAGGTGGTGGAGCTCACCGCCGGAGTGGAAGGGCGGCTGGCCTCCGTCTGCTGCCAGGTGGGTGAGCGGATCAACCGAGGCAGCGTGGTGGCGGCCCTGGACGCCCGGGAGACGCAGCAGGAGCTCCTGGCCGCCGAGGCCGCGCTGCAGGTGACGATCGCCCAGCGGGAGAGCATCGCCCTGGAGGTCGAGGAGGCCAGGGAGCGTCTGGCGCGGCGCCAGGCCACCAAGGAGGCGGCCCTGTCGGCGGAGGAGCTCTCCATCGCCGAGTACCAGAAGCGCGGAGCCGAGGCGCGCCTGGTGGCGGCCGAGGCACGCCAACAGGAGCAGCAGGCGCGGGTGACGCAGCTGCGCTCCCAACTGGAGGAAGGCCGGCTGCGCGCGCCCTTCGACGCCATGGTGGCCGCGCGCTATGTGAGCCCTGGAACCCGGCTCGCCAAGGGCACGCCCGTGCTGCGGCTGCTCAGCGCCGACGTACTGCGCGTGCGCTTCGCCGTCCCCGAGCAGGTGGCCGCGCGGCTCGCCCCGGGCGCTCCCGTCCAGGTGTCCGTCGAGGCCACCGGCCGGCTGCTCCAGGCCACCGTGGAGAGCGTGGCCCCCGAGGTCGACGCGGCCTCCCAGCAGGTCTTCGCCCTGGCCACCCTCACGCCCGACGCCGGGGCCGCGCGCGTCTTCGGCGGCACCACCGTGCGCGTGGCGCTCGGCGGGCCTCGGACGACGCGGGTGGGTGAGACCCCATGA